In Clostridium omnivorum, the DNA window GTAGATAACATAGATGTAGCTTATGCTATGGAAAATGGAATCAAAGTAACAAACACTCCAAATGCCAGCAGTGCTTCTGTTGCAGAGCTTGCTCTTGCTCATATGTTTGCATTAGCTAGATTTATACATATATCTAATGTTTCCATGAGACAGGGTAAATGGGACAAGAAAAAATACGAAGGTATTGAACTAGGCGGAAAAACTTTAGGTTTAATAGGCTTTGGAAGAATATCAAGAGAACTAGCTAAGAGAGCAGAAGTTCTTGGAATGAAGATTATTTATACAGATATAATGGGAAAGGCTGAAGGCTTTGACAGATATGAATTTGTTGAATTAAGTGATCTTCTAAAGAAAGCAGATTTTGTATCTCTTCATATTCCATATGATAAGAACAAAGGTGCAGTAATAGGAAAAGAACAAATTGCTATAATGAAGGATGGAGCTTACTTAATCAATTGCGCTAGAGGCGGAGTTGTATGTGAAGAAGCTTTACTTGAAGCTTTAAACAGTGGTAAATTAGCTGGAGCTGCAGTAGATGTATTTGCAGAAGAGCCAACTAAGAATGAAGAGCTTGTAAACCATCCTAAAGTATCAGCTACACCTCATATAGGAGCATCAACAGTAGAGGCTCAAACAAGAATAGGTGAAGAAATAGTTAGCATAATAGAAGAATTCTTTAAGGAGGGCTAAACTGTGGCAGTTGTAAGAGCGTTTAAAGGTATAAGACCTACAAGTGAACTTGCTGATAAAGTAGCAGCACTTCCATATGACGTTATGAATAGCGAAGAAGCAAGAGAAATGGTTAAGGGTAATCCTTATTCCTTCTTGCATGTAGATAAGCCAGAGGTAGATTTAGATAGAAGTATAGACCTTTATGATAAGAGAGTCTATGAAAAAGCAAGAGAAAATCTTGATAAGATGATTAATGATGGTGTATTAGTAGAGGATGGGAAGCCAAATTTATATATATATAGACAAATAATGGACGGAAGAGTTCAAACTGGAATAGTTGCATGTGCTTCAGTAGATGAGTATATTAACAATATAATAAAGAAGCACGAACACACTAGAGCAGATAAGGAACAGGACAGAATTAATCACGTTGATTACTGTAACGCAAATACTGGTCCAATATTCTTGACTTATAGAGCTAAAAAGGAAATAAGTGATATAGTTAAAGAATGGACTAAAAAAGAACCAGTATATAACTTTGTTGCTGAAGACGGAATTGCTCATGTTGTTTGGGTAATTGACGACAATGCTGTAATAGACAGCTTATGTTCATTATTTGGTGGAGTAGATTATCTATACATTGCAGATGGACACCATAGGGCTGCATCTGCTGTAAAGGTAGGACAAATGAGAAGAGCTCAAAATCCTGGATATACTGGAGAAGAAGAGTTCAATTACTTCCTATCAGTGCTATTCCCAGACGAAGAACTTTATGTTATGGACTATAACAGGG includes these proteins:
- a CDS encoding D-2-hydroxyacid dehydrogenase, coding for MIRVLVTDGMEASAIVDLKNKGFEVVEQFYEPEVLGEELKNFDVLVVRSATKVRKPIIDKAVEGGRLKLVIRGGVGVDNIDVAYAMENGIKVTNTPNASSASVAELALAHMFALARFIHISNVSMRQGKWDKKKYEGIELGGKTLGLIGFGRISRELAKRAEVLGMKIIYTDIMGKAEGFDRYEFVELSDLLKKADFVSLHIPYDKNKGAVIGKEQIAIMKDGAYLINCARGGVVCEEALLEALNSGKLAGAAVDVFAEEPTKNEELVNHPKVSATPHIGASTVEAQTRIGEEIVSIIEEFFKEG
- a CDS encoding DUF1015 domain-containing protein, with protein sequence MAVVRAFKGIRPTSELADKVAALPYDVMNSEEAREMVKGNPYSFLHVDKPEVDLDRSIDLYDKRVYEKARENLDKMINDGVLVEDGKPNLYIYRQIMDGRVQTGIVACASVDEYINNIIKKHEHTRADKEQDRINHVDYCNANTGPIFLTYRAKKEISDIVKEWTKKEPVYNFVAEDGIAHVVWVIDDNAVIDSLCSLFGGVDYLYIADGHHRAASAVKVGQMRRAQNPGYTGEEEFNYFLSVLFPDEELYVMDYNRVVKDLNGFTTEEYMLKVAEKFDISKYEGEGQYKPSSKHTYGMYLEGQWYELAAKEGTYNPNDPVDRLDVSILQNNLLRPILGIEDPRTDKRIDFIGGIRGLKELERRVENGMKVAFSMYATSIEDLMDIADAGKVMPPKSTWFEPKLRSGLFVHKLK